A single Iodidimonas sp. SYSU 1G8 DNA region contains:
- a CDS encoding RES family NAD+ phosphorylase yields the protein MTEQVPITAIRWRPCYRIVPSRFPPVSLFEAVADPEDLDAVYQIEAMTNDRLRDEVGDLSLVPAEDRVSGPGTTPIMAAFTHLKPMGDRFTDGTYGVFYASLSIRTAVAETSHHRAAFMASTAEPAQELDMRVYAVDLDADLHDIRGMRDSHPAYYHPESYEVSRQLAGAFRTAGSNGIVYLSVRDRSGECAAVFRPRLLSNCRQERHLCYVWDGRAISTVYEKKSFGQL from the coding sequence GCCGGTTCCCGCCGGTGTCGCTGTTCGAGGCGGTCGCTGACCCCGAGGACCTGGACGCCGTCTACCAGATCGAGGCCATGACCAACGACCGGCTGCGGGACGAGGTGGGCGACCTGTCCCTGGTGCCCGCCGAGGACAGGGTTTCGGGGCCGGGCACGACGCCGATCATGGCGGCGTTCACCCATCTCAAGCCAATGGGGGACCGGTTCACCGATGGCACCTATGGCGTCTTCTACGCGAGCCTGAGCATCCGGACCGCCGTCGCCGAGACCAGCCATCACCGTGCGGCCTTCATGGCGTCGACCGCCGAGCCCGCGCAGGAGCTCGACATGCGCGTCTACGCGGTCGATCTCGACGCCGATCTGCACGACATTCGCGGCATGCGGGACAGCCACCCCGCGTACTATCACCCGGAGAGTTACGAGGTATCCCGCCAGCTCGCCGGCGCGTTCAGAACCGCAGGGTCGAACGGCATCGTCTATCTCAGTGTTCGCGACAGGTCGGGAGAATGCGCGGCGGTTTTCCGTCCGCGCCTGCTGTCGAACTGCCGCCAGGAACGGCACCTGTGCTACGTGTGGGACGGCCGGGCGATATCGACGGTCTACGAGAAGAAGAGCTTTGGTCAGCTATGA